In the Peromyscus maniculatus bairdii isolate BWxNUB_F1_BW_parent chromosome 20, HU_Pman_BW_mat_3.1, whole genome shotgun sequence genome, one interval contains:
- the Gsdmd gene encoding gasdermin-D, whose amino-acid sequence MPSAFEEVVKSAIKELDCNGDLIPVDSLRNSTSFRPYSLLSRKLSSSWFWKSRYKCVNLSIKDILEPSAPEPEPECCGRFQISDAVDGNMQGRVALASIDQGKIAGAVALSGSRSASMNVCILRVAQNTWEVMHQERHLQQPEHKILQQLRSRGDDVFVVTEVLQTQEEVQVTRTHDREGSGQFALPGVTCLQGESKGHLSRKKMVTIPAGSILAFRVAQLLIDPTWDILLFPDDKKRTFELPSSSHRKEDGQKRHAFNLLTTLQSMCVPLKLSTDAIHEEQVITEDFQGLRAEVKAGSAELRHLEVELREQLLRDIGRLLDDQPSMEALEASLEQGLCRGGQVEPLDGPAGSILECLVLPSGDLVLELAAPIFYLLGALTALTETQQKLLAEALETTMLLKQLELVEHILEQCTPWQEPSSVSLPLSLLGNSWDEEAPTWVLLEECGLTLRVDTPQVHWEPKSQGPMCALYASLALLSSLSQKPS is encoded by the exons ATGCCATCAGCCTTTGAGGAGGTGGTCAAGAGTGCCATCAAAGAACTGGACTGCAATGGAGACCTCATCCCAGTGGACAGCCTTCGGAACTCCACCAGCTTCAGACCCTACAGCCTCCTGAGCAGGAAACTCTCGAGCTCATGGTTCTGGAAATCCCGCTATAAGTGTGTCAACCTGTCAATCAAAGACATCCTGGAACCCAGTGCTCCAGAACCAG AACCCGAATGCTGCGGCCGCTTCCAAATCTCTGACGCCGTCGACGGGAACATGCAGGGCCGCGTGGCGCTGGCAAGCATAGACCAGGGGAAGATTGCTGGCGCGGTTGCCCTGTCTGGCAGTCGCAGTGCCTCCATGAACGTGTGTATACTGCGTGTGGCTCAGAACACCTGGGAGGTCATGCATCAAGAGAG GCACCTGCAGCAGCCTGAACATAAAATCCTGCAACAGCTTCGGAGTCGTGGAGACGATGTGTTCGTGGTGACAGAGGTGCTGCAGACACAGGAAGAGGTGCAGGTCACCCGGACCCATGACCGGGAGGGCTCAGGCCAGTTTGCACTGCCTGGAGTCACATGCTTGCAG GGTGAAAGCAAGGGCCACCTAAGCCGGAAGAAGATGGTGACCATTCCTGCAGGGAGCATCCTTGCATTCCGGGTGGCTCAGCTGCTCATTGACCCTACATGGG ATATCCTTCTCTTTCCTGATGATAAGAAGAGGACCTTTGAGCTCCCCTCATCAA GCCACAGGAAAGAGGACGGCCAGAAGCGGCATGCCTTTAACCTGCTTACCACACTACAGTCCATGTGTGTGCCACTCAAGCTCTCGACTG aTGCAATTCACGAGGAACAGGTGATCACAGAAGACTTCCAAGGCCTGCGGGCAGAGGTGAAGGCTGGCTCCGCGGAACTGCGGCACTTAGAAGTGGAGTTAAGAGAACAACTACTAAGGGACATTGGGAGACTCTTAGACGACCAACCCAGCATGGAAGCCTTGGAGGCCTCG CTGGAGCAGGGCCTGTGCCGTGGCGGACAGGTGGAACCTCTGGATGGCCCGGCAGGCAGCATCCTCGAGTGTCTGGTGCTTCCCTCTGGAGACctggtcctggaacttgctgcgcCCATCTTCTACCTGTTGGGAGCACTGACTG CGCTGACTGAAACCCAGCAGAAGCTGCTGGCTGAGGCTCTGGAGACAACGATGCTGTTGAAGCAGCTGGAGCTG GTGGAGCATATCTTGGAGCAGTGCACCCCATGGCAGGAGCCGAGCTCTGTGTCCCTGCCCCTCAGCCTCCTTGGGAACAGCTGGGATGAGGAGGCTCCCACCTGGGTCTTGCTAGAAGAATGTGGCCTAACGCTGCGGGTGGACACCCCCCAGGTGCACTGGGAACCAAAGTCTCAGGGTCCCATGTGTGCACTCTATGCCTCCCTGGCCCTGTTGTCAAGTCTAAGCCAGAAGCCTTCCTAG